A section of the Microbulbifer pacificus genome encodes:
- the dapA gene encoding 4-hydroxy-tetrahydrodipicolinate synthase: MISGSMVALATPMYADGSLDWDKLRELVEWHIEQGTRALVAVGTTGESATLDVHEHLEVIRRVVDQVAGRIPVIAGTGANSTTEAIELTATAAKCGADACLLVTPYYNKPTQEGLYQHYKAVAKAVDIPQILYNVPGRTAVDMLPDTVRRLSSIANIVGIKEATGNLERARQILELVPEDFALYSGDDATAVELMLLGGHGNISVTANVAPAAVAQMCEAALAGDAETARAINQRIEILHKMLFVESNPIPVKWALKEMGRIDSGIRLPLTVLSPEHHSVVREALRSAGVL; this comes from the coding sequence ATGATTTCCGGCAGTATGGTGGCGCTTGCCACACCCATGTATGCAGACGGCAGCCTGGATTGGGACAAACTGCGCGAGCTGGTGGAATGGCACATCGAGCAGGGCACCCGTGCACTGGTCGCTGTGGGCACCACCGGTGAATCCGCCACTCTCGATGTGCACGAACACCTCGAAGTCATCCGCCGGGTGGTGGATCAGGTTGCCGGGCGTATTCCGGTCATTGCCGGTACCGGGGCCAACTCCACCACTGAAGCCATCGAACTCACCGCCACCGCGGCCAAGTGTGGCGCGGATGCCTGCCTGCTGGTGACCCCGTATTACAACAAGCCCACCCAGGAGGGCCTGTACCAGCACTACAAGGCTGTGGCCAAGGCCGTAGATATCCCGCAGATCCTCTACAATGTGCCCGGGCGCACCGCGGTCGACATGCTGCCCGACACCGTGCGCCGCCTGTCTTCCATTGCTAACATCGTCGGCATCAAGGAAGCCACTGGCAACCTGGAGCGCGCGCGCCAGATCCTTGAGCTGGTGCCCGAGGACTTTGCGCTGTATTCCGGCGACGACGCCACTGCGGTGGAACTGATGTTGCTTGGTGGCCACGGCAATATCAGCGTGACTGCGAACGTGGCACCGGCAGCAGTGGCGCAGATGTGCGAGGCGGCACTGGCCGGTGACGCGGAAACCGCCCGCGCGATCAATCAGCGCATCGAAATATTGCACAAAATGCTGTTTGTGGAGTCCAACCCGATACCGGTGAAATGGGCGCTGAAAGAAATGGGTCGCATCGACAGCGGTATCCGCCTTCCGCTGACCGTTCTGTCCCCCGAACACCACAGTGTGGTGCGCGAAGCACTGCGCAGTGCTGGCGTGCTCTGA
- the lpxL gene encoding LpxL/LpxP family Kdo(2)-lipid IV(A) lauroyl/palmitoleoyl acyltransferase, whose product MEKPRFRAALLHPRYWLTWLLFGLWFLVAQLPYNWQMALGRALGRLMLRFASTRRHIAERNLALCFPELSALKREQLLRRNFASNGVALMETGMAWFRSSRWLRRRFTIEGLEYLQEPHSRGQGVVMMAMHFTTLEIGAAFMAMSHPVDGMYRPHKNPVYDYMQRKGRERHGEDSEVYQRKDVRGMLRALQKGRAVWYAPDQDYGIKQGVFAPLFGIPAATVTGTSRFARVGRAQVVPYTVTRLEGKGFYQVRVFPPIAEIPSGDELKDAVLVNQFVEARMRENPAQYMWVHRRFKTRPEGEEAFYPKRKKRRKKRKI is encoded by the coding sequence ATGGAAAAACCCCGTTTTCGTGCCGCTCTGCTGCACCCGCGCTACTGGCTGACCTGGCTGCTGTTTGGCCTCTGGTTCCTGGTGGCACAACTGCCCTACAACTGGCAGATGGCACTCGGCCGCGCCCTCGGCCGGCTGATGCTGCGCTTTGCCAGCACCCGGCGGCATATCGCCGAGCGCAATCTGGCGCTCTGCTTCCCCGAACTCTCCGCCCTCAAGCGTGAGCAGCTGCTGCGGCGCAACTTCGCCTCCAATGGTGTCGCGCTGATGGAAACCGGCATGGCCTGGTTCCGTTCCAGCCGCTGGCTGCGCCGGCGCTTCACCATCGAGGGGTTGGAGTACCTGCAGGAGCCCCACAGCCGTGGTCAGGGTGTGGTAATGATGGCGATGCATTTCACCACCCTGGAAATCGGCGCCGCCTTCATGGCCATGAGCCATCCGGTGGATGGCATGTATCGACCGCACAAGAACCCGGTGTATGACTACATGCAGCGCAAGGGGCGTGAGCGTCACGGGGAGGACTCCGAGGTGTACCAGCGCAAGGACGTGCGCGGCATGTTGCGGGCGCTGCAGAAGGGGCGTGCAGTGTGGTACGCCCCGGATCAGGATTACGGCATCAAGCAGGGTGTGTTCGCGCCGCTGTTTGGTATTCCCGCCGCCACTGTAACTGGCACCTCGCGCTTCGCCCGTGTCGGCCGCGCTCAGGTGGTGCCCTACACGGTCACGCGCCTCGAAGGCAAGGGCTTCTATCAGGTCCGGGTTTTCCCACCGATCGCCGAAATTCCGTCCGGCGACGAACTGAAAGATGCGGTGCTGGTCAATCAGTTCGTGGAAGCGCGCATGCGCGAGAACCCGGCCCAGTACATGTGGGTACACCGCCGTTTCAAGACCCGCCCGGAGGGCGAGGAAGCGTTTTATCCCAAGCGGAAAAAGCGGCGCAAGAAGCGCAAAATTTAA
- a CDS encoding DUF2789 domain-containing protein: MQTGHHTLNDLFAQLGLSSDDNAIEDFLARHHLVGEETLARAQFWSESQRKFLRDAILEDSDWCEVVDELDALLRH; the protein is encoded by the coding sequence ATGCAGACCGGTCATCACACCCTCAACGATCTATTTGCCCAGTTGGGCCTCAGCTCCGACGACAACGCCATTGAGGACTTTCTCGCCCGCCATCACCTGGTGGGCGAGGAAACTCTGGCCCGAGCGCAGTTCTGGAGCGAGAGCCAGCGCAAATTCCTGCGCGATGCGATTCTGGAAGATTCGGACTGGTGCGAGGTGGTGGACGAGCTGGATGCCCTGTTGCGGCACTGA
- a CDS encoding NADP(H)-dependent aldo-keto reductase, with product METRKLGKTDLEVSKICLGTMTFGEQNSEAEAFEQLDYAVAHGVNFIDCAEMYPVPPKPETYGRTEEIIGNWLEKRGNREALVLATKVTGRGDGNPGVSHIRGGPRLDRTQILKACDDSLARLKTDYIDLYQVHWPERQSNFFGKLGYLHGEDDGVDISETLGALQELVVAGKVRHIGLSNETPWGMHRYLRLAAHGSKPRVVSIQNPYSLLNRTFEVGLAEMAIREQCGLLAYSPLAFGTLSGKYLNGARPAGARLTLFERFQRYTGERAASATEQYVKLAGEFGLDPAQMALAFVTEQPFVTSNIIGATTMAQLRSNIASSELRLSEDQLEAIEVIHRQNPSPAP from the coding sequence ATGGAAACCCGCAAGCTCGGAAAAACCGATCTCGAGGTGAGCAAGATCTGCCTCGGCACCATGACCTTTGGTGAGCAGAATTCGGAAGCTGAAGCCTTCGAGCAGTTGGATTACGCGGTTGCCCACGGGGTGAATTTCATCGACTGCGCGGAAATGTATCCGGTGCCGCCGAAGCCTGAAACTTACGGTCGCACCGAGGAAATTATCGGCAACTGGCTGGAGAAGCGCGGCAACCGGGAAGCACTGGTGCTCGCCACTAAAGTGACCGGGCGCGGTGACGGTAACCCCGGGGTCAGCCATATTCGCGGCGGCCCCCGTCTCGACCGCACACAGATCCTGAAGGCCTGCGACGACTCTCTCGCGCGCCTCAAAACCGACTACATCGATCTGTATCAGGTGCACTGGCCAGAGCGGCAGTCCAACTTTTTCGGCAAGTTGGGTTACCTGCATGGCGAAGACGACGGTGTGGATATCAGTGAAACCCTGGGCGCGCTGCAGGAGCTGGTGGTGGCGGGCAAGGTGCGCCACATTGGCCTCTCCAACGAGACCCCGTGGGGGATGCACCGCTACCTGCGTCTCGCCGCCCACGGCAGCAAACCGCGCGTTGTCTCTATCCAGAACCCGTACAGCCTGCTGAACCGCACCTTCGAGGTGGGACTGGCGGAAATGGCGATTCGCGAACAGTGTGGTCTGCTTGCCTATTCCCCACTGGCCTTCGGCACCCTGAGCGGTAAATACCTGAATGGCGCCAGACCCGCGGGCGCGCGCCTGACCCTGTTCGAGCGCTTCCAGCGCTATACCGGTGAGCGCGCAGCTTCCGCCACTGAACAGTACGTGAAGTTGGCGGGGGAGTTTGGCCTCGACCCGGCACAGATGGCACTGGCCTTTGTCACTGAGCAACCGTTCGTGACGTCCAACATCATCGGCGCCACCACCATGGCGCAGCTCAGGTCCAACATCGCCAGCAGCGAGCTGCGGCTGAGTGAAGACCAGCTGGAGGCCATCGAGGTTATCCACCGCCAGAACCCCAGCCCGGCGCCTTGA